In Mesorhizobium sp. 113-3-3, a genomic segment contains:
- the hisI gene encoding phosphoribosyl-AMP cyclohydrolase, which translates to MSALEFPKTPSDKKALEEGAAFSPRFDAAGLVTVVVTDAEDGMLLMVAHMNAQALALTLETGIAHYWSRSRNALWKKGETSGNFQHVVEMRTDCDQDALWLRVKVLGHDATCHTGRRSCFYRTAGLVDGKATLVDDGSKPLFDAEITYRKPSA; encoded by the coding sequence ATGTCGGCACTGGAATTTCCCAAAACTCCGTCAGACAAGAAGGCCCTGGAGGAAGGCGCGGCGTTCTCGCCGCGCTTCGACGCCGCCGGCCTTGTCACCGTCGTCGTCACCGACGCCGAAGACGGCATGCTGCTGATGGTCGCGCATATGAATGCGCAAGCCCTGGCGCTGACACTGGAAACCGGCATCGCCCACTACTGGTCGCGGTCGCGCAACGCGCTTTGGAAGAAGGGCGAAACCTCGGGCAATTTCCAGCATGTGGTCGAGATGCGCACCGACTGTGACCAGGATGCATTGTGGCTGCGCGTCAAAGTGTTGGGCCACGACGCAACCTGTCACACCGGCCGGCGTTCATGTTTTTATCGGACGGCGGGGCTTGTCGACGGCAAGGCGACGCTTGTTGACGACGGCAGCAAGCCGCTGTTCGATGCGGAAATCACGTATCGGAAGCCATCAGCTTGA
- a CDS encoding cell envelope integrity protein TolA has product MFISGLAGVLVSSGASRADVAVARDVSDYLMKAIQACWNMPQNTTSFARVRISLNKDGSLAGPPKILDPVTPRREKVAEAAVRAIARCAPFPGLIPYAAHYDLWRDVVLTFNPAQDPEGGPPAVGVNDIDKLLEKYKKAE; this is encoded by the coding sequence ATGTTCATTTCGGGACTTGCCGGCGTGCTTGTGTCGAGCGGCGCGAGCCGCGCCGACGTGGCAGTCGCGCGCGATGTCAGCGACTATCTCATGAAGGCGATCCAAGCCTGTTGGAATATGCCTCAAAACACCACGAGCTTCGCACGTGTCCGGATCAGCCTGAACAAGGACGGTTCGCTCGCCGGCCCGCCAAAAATCCTCGATCCGGTGACGCCGCGACGAGAGAAGGTTGCCGAGGCCGCCGTGCGGGCGATCGCGCGCTGCGCGCCATTTCCCGGGCTAATACCATACGCGGCGCATTATGATCTGTGGCGCGATGTCGTCCTCACATTCAACCCGGCACAGGACCCAGAGGGCGGACCTCCGGCGGTCGGGGTAAACGACATCGACAAGCTTCTCGAAAAATACAAGAAGGCAGAGTAG
- a CDS encoding SAM-dependent methyltransferase, which yields MENATPSRTALGVARMRALHQFSPQAGLFRDPYAIAILGEAAPAAQELEQEDERRRRMRLFVAARARFAEDWLAAAVRRGVRQLVVLGAGLDTFSLRNPYPDLSVFEVDHPATQAWKRKCIADSGLAEPPATRFVPVDFERQSLSAELAAAGLRSTEPSFFIWLGVVPYLTKEAIFNTLTWIAGIPGSEVVFDYSEPAEKRDAAGHAALAFHAARVASVGEPWISFFVPSELAKSMWELGFDEIEDIGSGDIAARFTGAPKGMTNNSGGHIIRARRTA from the coding sequence ATGGAAAACGCAACACCCAGCCGAACCGCCCTTGGCGTCGCCCGTATGAGGGCTCTGCATCAATTTTCGCCGCAGGCGGGGTTGTTTCGCGATCCCTACGCGATCGCCATTCTGGGTGAAGCCGCTCCCGCGGCGCAGGAGCTTGAACAGGAAGACGAGCGCCGCCGGCGCATGCGCCTGTTCGTGGCAGCGCGCGCCCGCTTCGCCGAGGATTGGCTGGCGGCGGCGGTGCGTCGCGGTGTCCGCCAACTCGTGGTGCTTGGCGCCGGCCTCGATACGTTTTCGCTGCGCAATCCGTATCCGGATCTCAGCGTGTTCGAAGTCGACCATCCGGCCACGCAAGCCTGGAAACGCAAATGCATTGCCGATAGCGGTCTTGCCGAGCCTCCCGCCACCAGATTCGTGCCGGTCGATTTCGAGCGGCAAAGCCTGTCCGCGGAACTGGCCGCGGCCGGGTTGCGGTCGACCGAGCCGAGCTTCTTCATCTGGCTCGGGGTCGTGCCCTACCTGACGAAGGAAGCGATCTTCAACACGCTGACCTGGATCGCTGGCATTCCGGGCTCGGAGGTCGTGTTCGACTACAGCGAGCCGGCTGAGAAGCGCGACGCGGCGGGACACGCGGCGCTGGCCTTCCATGCGGCGCGTGTCGCGTCCGTCGGGGAGCCATGGATCAGCTTCTTCGTTCCGAGCGAGCTGGCGAAATCCATGTGGGAACTCGGTTTCGACGAGATCGAAGACATCGGGAGCGGCGATATCGCCGCCCGCTTTACCGGAGCCCCGAAGGGAATGACGAACAATTCCGGCGGCCACATCATCCGCGCGCGCCGAACCGCCTGA
- the yidD gene encoding membrane protein insertion efficiency factor YidD, translating into MHDPHGHAHTARPPGRGRNWPGPWRKTPGRLLGTSFVRLYQLTLSGFVGNSCRHLPTCSEYAHEAIARHGLWAGGWMGFFRVLRCGPFGTYGIDLVPEVLADRYVWFMPWRYWRIGRKRAETKT; encoded by the coding sequence GTGCACGACCCGCATGGGCATGCCCACACAGCCAGGCCGCCGGGGCGCGGCCGCAACTGGCCCGGCCCGTGGCGCAAGACGCCTGGCCGTCTCCTCGGCACGTCGTTCGTGCGTCTCTACCAGCTGACTTTATCTGGCTTTGTCGGCAATTCCTGCCGGCATCTGCCGACCTGTTCCGAATACGCGCATGAGGCGATCGCCCGCCATGGCCTGTGGGCCGGCGGCTGGATGGGCTTTTTCCGCGTGCTGCGCTGTGGGCCATTCGGCACGTACGGCATCGATCTGGTACCGGAAGTGCTGGCGGATCGTTACGTCTGGTTCATGCCCTGGCGATACTGGCGGATCGGCCGCAAGCGCGCCGAAACGAAGACCTGA
- a CDS encoding LysR substrate-binding domain-containing protein, whose translation MKRGRLPLTALRSFEAAGRQLSFSKAAEELFVSQAAISRQIRELETFLRQPLFERHHRRVELTDAGGRLLAQLVRSFDDIDKLLSELVAAPAQSVVRVSVEPSLASVWLVPRLNRFRQLRPDIDVSLEVDVRLIEFRSDQPELALRFSAHATSWPRSQAERLASTVDSPVLSPALLASGPPLEKPIDLARYTLLHEENRQGWTRWFEAAGVPADVVPARGPMLADISLSKQAALLGHGVALGDLLQIGNELQTGALIKPFDIDVASGAYWLVARSLKELSEPAAAFADWVRNEFAESRRTLEAKP comes from the coding sequence ATGAAGCGCGGGCGGCTGCCGTTGACGGCATTGAGGAGTTTCGAGGCGGCGGGCCGGCAACTGAGCTTCAGCAAGGCCGCCGAGGAGCTTTTCGTCTCCCAGGCGGCGATCAGCCGCCAGATCCGCGAGCTCGAAACCTTTCTGCGCCAGCCCTTGTTCGAACGTCATCATCGCCGCGTCGAACTGACCGATGCCGGCGGCCGGCTGCTCGCCCAATTGGTCAGGAGTTTCGACGACATCGACAAACTGCTGTCGGAATTGGTCGCCGCCCCCGCGCAATCCGTGGTTCGTGTCAGCGTCGAGCCGTCGCTTGCTTCCGTCTGGCTGGTGCCCCGGCTCAACCGGTTTCGCCAGCTGCGGCCCGACATCGACGTGTCCCTCGAAGTCGATGTCAGGCTGATCGAATTCCGCAGCGATCAGCCCGAGCTTGCCTTGCGCTTCAGCGCGCACGCGACCTCCTGGCCCCGCAGCCAGGCCGAGCGGCTTGCCTCCACGGTCGATTCACCGGTTCTGTCGCCGGCGCTGCTCGCCTCGGGCCCTCCTCTCGAGAAGCCGATCGACCTTGCCCGCTACACACTTTTGCATGAGGAGAATCGCCAGGGCTGGACGCGCTGGTTCGAAGCGGCCGGCGTGCCCGCCGATGTCGTGCCCGCGCGGGGGCCGATGCTGGCGGATATATCGCTTTCAAAGCAGGCCGCCCTACTCGGACATGGTGTGGCGCTGGGCGATCTCTTGCAGATCGGCAACGAACTCCAAACCGGCGCGCTGATCAAGCCGTTCGACATCGACGTGGCGTCCGGCGCCTACTGGCTGGTGGCCAGGAGCTTGAAGGAGCTTTCCGAGCCGGCCGCCGCATTCGCCGACTGGGTCAGAAACGAATTCGCCGAAAGCAGACGAACATTGGAAGCCAAGCCCTAA
- the recJ gene encoding single-stranded-DNA-specific exonuclease RecJ: MGERRLFLDVRQSATGLSWEHRLTERQDMVALAIAQGHGVPDIVARVLAGRGVTADETERFLDPTIRDLLPNPASLTDMDKAATRIAAAVMAREKVAIFGDYDVDGAASSALLKRFLAHFSIPSEIYIPDRIFEGYGPNPDAMRELVSRGATLIVTVDCGTNSAISVDAANEAGADVVVLDHHQVGGALPAAIAVVNPNRDDDLSGQGHLCAAGVVFLALVQTTKILRGLSDVAPPDLLSLLDLVALATVCDVVPLTGVNRAFVVKGLQMARQQKNEGLAALARVSRIGEPVSTFHLAYLIGPRINAGGRIGDAALGSRLLATDDPVEARTIAETLDRLNQERQLMEQEMLAAARAEADAELAGGSGPAIVVTASNNWHPGIVGLLASRLKDHARRPAFAIAFNAVGIGTGSGRSVSGFDLGRLVREAADAGLIVKGGGHGMAAGITVERARLGELRAFFEERAAADVFRLQDEESLAIDGALAAEGATLGLLDALEKAGPFGAGHVAPVFVLPRHRLADARSVGTNHIRCELQSDSGGRIQAIAFRAVDTVLGEFLFKHRGKSVHVAGSLSGNYWNGNRTVQFRIVDAARA; this comes from the coding sequence ATGGGCGAAAGGCGCCTCTTCCTCGATGTCAGGCAGTCGGCCACCGGTCTCTCCTGGGAGCACCGGCTGACCGAACGGCAGGACATGGTCGCGCTTGCCATTGCGCAAGGCCATGGCGTGCCCGACATCGTCGCGCGCGTTCTGGCTGGACGCGGCGTTACCGCCGATGAGACCGAGCGGTTCCTCGACCCGACGATCCGCGACCTGCTGCCCAATCCCGCGTCGCTGACCGACATGGACAAGGCGGCCACCCGCATCGCGGCAGCGGTGATGGCGCGCGAAAAGGTGGCGATCTTCGGCGACTACGATGTCGACGGCGCCGCCTCGTCGGCCTTGCTGAAGCGGTTCCTGGCGCATTTCTCCATACCGTCGGAAATCTATATTCCGGACCGTATCTTTGAGGGGTACGGGCCCAATCCCGATGCCATGCGCGAACTCGTCTCGCGCGGCGCGACGCTGATTGTCACCGTCGATTGCGGCACCAACAGTGCCATTTCCGTCGATGCGGCCAACGAAGCCGGCGCTGACGTCGTGGTGCTCGACCACCATCAGGTCGGCGGCGCCTTGCCAGCGGCGATCGCTGTCGTCAATCCAAACCGTGACGATGATCTTTCGGGGCAGGGTCATCTGTGCGCCGCCGGTGTCGTCTTCCTCGCCCTGGTGCAGACCACAAAAATCCTGCGGGGGCTGAGCGATGTCGCGCCGCCCGACCTGCTGTCGCTGCTCGATCTCGTCGCGCTTGCCACCGTTTGCGATGTCGTGCCGCTCACCGGCGTCAACCGCGCCTTCGTCGTCAAGGGGCTCCAAATGGCGCGCCAGCAGAAGAACGAGGGGCTGGCCGCATTGGCGCGGGTATCGCGTATTGGCGAGCCTGTCAGCACCTTCCATCTCGCCTATCTGATCGGGCCGCGCATCAACGCCGGCGGGCGCATCGGCGATGCAGCACTTGGCAGCCGGCTGCTCGCGACGGACGATCCGGTCGAGGCGCGGACCATCGCCGAGACGCTCGACCGGTTGAACCAAGAGCGGCAGCTAATGGAGCAGGAGATGCTGGCCGCGGCGCGCGCCGAGGCCGATGCCGAGCTTGCAGGCGGCAGCGGCCCGGCGATCGTCGTCACCGCCAGCAACAACTGGCATCCCGGCATTGTCGGCCTGCTTGCCTCGAGGCTGAAGGATCATGCCCGCCGGCCGGCTTTCGCCATTGCCTTCAACGCCGTGGGCATCGGCACCGGTTCGGGCCGTTCTGTGTCGGGCTTCGACCTTGGGCGACTGGTGCGCGAAGCCGCCGACGCCGGGCTGATCGTCAAGGGCGGCGGCCATGGCATGGCGGCCGGCATCACCGTGGAGCGCGCCAGGCTGGGCGAACTCAGGGCGTTCTTCGAGGAACGGGCGGCTGCCGACGTGTTTCGGCTGCAGGACGAGGAAAGCCTGGCGATCGACGGGGCGCTCGCCGCCGAAGGCGCGACGCTCGGCCTGCTCGACGCGCTGGAAAAGGCCGGCCCCTTCGGCGCCGGCCATGTCGCGCCGGTCTTCGTGCTGCCGCGTCATCGGTTGGCCGATGCCCGGTCGGTCGGCACCAACCATATACGCTGCGAATTGCAGTCGGACAGCGGCGGCCGCATCCAGGCGATCGCCTTTCGTGCCGTTGATACGGTGCTTGGCGAATTCCTGTTCAAGCATCGGGGCAAGAGCGTACACGTCGCCGGCTCGCTGTCGGGCAATTACTGGAACGGCAACCGCACGGTGCAATTCCGCATTGTCGATGCGGCGCGGGCGTGA
- a CDS encoding patatin family protein: protein MLEWASLRNRPDVREANGLTSSGGAPETKSPKKTGISLALGGGCARGWAHIGVLRALDEAGIEVSMIAGTSIGALVGGCYLAGKLDELEEFARSLTKRRIFGLLDLNLRGSGLFGGMKLDARLREHVAGVRFEDLPKPFVSVAAEIRTGHEIWLSNGSLITAMRASYALPGVFEPVNCNGRVLVDGALVNPVPVSVCRAYEQPLVVAVNLHYDLFGRAAVIKHSAGELVVERDAPRPGHVDAGHQSHQSRLGITGVMVEAFNIIQDRISRARLAGDPPDMSLQPKLSHIGLTEFHRADEAIQIGYQATMAQIGELTRLQTVLA from the coding sequence ATGCTCGAGTGGGCGTCATTGCGGAACAGACCAGATGTCAGGGAGGCCAACGGCCTGACCTCTTCCGGCGGCGCGCCCGAAACGAAATCTCCCAAGAAAACAGGCATTTCGCTCGCTTTGGGCGGCGGTTGCGCCAGAGGCTGGGCCCATATCGGCGTGCTGCGCGCGCTCGATGAAGCCGGCATCGAAGTTTCGATGATCGCCGGCACCTCGATCGGCGCGCTGGTCGGCGGCTGTTATCTCGCCGGCAAACTGGATGAGCTGGAAGAGTTCGCCCGCAGCCTCACCAAGCGGCGCATTTTCGGCCTGCTCGATCTCAATCTGCGTGGCAGCGGCCTGTTCGGCGGCATGAAGCTCGACGCCCGCCTGCGTGAGCATGTGGCGGGCGTCCGTTTCGAGGACCTGCCAAAACCCTTCGTCAGCGTCGCAGCGGAAATCCGCACCGGCCACGAGATCTGGCTGTCGAACGGCTCGCTGATCACGGCCATGCGCGCGTCCTACGCATTGCCTGGCGTGTTCGAGCCGGTGAATTGCAACGGCCGCGTGCTGGTCGACGGCGCGCTGGTCAATCCGGTGCCGGTATCGGTTTGCCGCGCTTACGAACAGCCGCTCGTCGTGGCTGTCAACCTCCACTACGACCTGTTTGGCCGGGCCGCCGTGATCAAACACAGTGCTGGCGAACTGGTTGTCGAAAGGGACGCGCCGCGCCCCGGCCATGTCGACGCCGGGCACCAGTCGCATCAGTCACGCCTAGGCATCACCGGCGTCATGGTCGAGGCCTTCAACATCATCCAGGACCGCATTTCGCGCGCCAGGCTGGCCGGCGATCCGCCCGACATGTCGCTGCAGCCCAAGCTCAGCCATATTGGCCTCACCGAGTTTCACCGCGCCGACGAGGCAATCCAGATCGGCTATCAGGCGACAATGGCGCAGATCGGCGAACTGACTCGGCTGCAGACCGTTCTCGCCTGA
- a CDS encoding iron-sulfur cluster assembly scaffold protein, giving the protein MINDVYNAKILGFAGNIARIGRLDHPDATAKAHSKLCGSTVTVDLKMEDGVVTDFAHDVKACALGQASSSIMAQHVVGASAEELRTVRDAMLKMLKENGAPPEGRFADLKYLEPVRDYKARHASTMLTFDAVVDAIGQIEKKRAEQAA; this is encoded by the coding sequence ATGATCAACGATGTCTACAACGCGAAAATTCTCGGTTTTGCCGGAAATATCGCCCGCATCGGCCGGCTCGATCATCCGGACGCGACCGCCAAGGCGCATTCAAAGCTGTGCGGTTCGACCGTTACCGTCGATCTCAAGATGGAGGACGGCGTGGTCACCGACTTCGCCCATGACGTGAAGGCCTGCGCGCTCGGCCAGGCGTCGTCCTCGATCATGGCCCAGCATGTCGTCGGCGCGAGCGCGGAGGAATTGCGCACGGTGCGCGACGCCATGCTGAAGATGCTGAAGGAGAACGGCGCGCCGCCGGAAGGCCGCTTCGCCGACCTGAAGTACCTCGAGCCGGTGCGCGACTACAAGGCACGCCATGCCTCGACCATGCTGACCTTCGATGCGGTGGTCGACGCCATCGGCCAGATCGAGAAGAAGCGCGCCGAACAAGCGGCCTGA
- the folE gene encoding GTP cyclohydrolase I FolE: MDAVIKKLMPQSAYMEKPVTDRPSEAEVEAAVRTLLRWTGDNPDREGLIDTPKRVTKAFREMFGGYDMCPADELGRTFEEVAGYDDLVIVKDIQFHSHCEHHMVPIIGKAHVGYLPDGKVVGLSKIARVVDIFAHRLQTQEALTAQIAGVIQDVLNPRGVAVMIEAEHMCMAMRGIRKQGSTTLTSTFTGVFKDTPEEQVRFVTMVRGGA, encoded by the coding sequence ATGGATGCCGTCATCAAGAAACTCATGCCCCAGTCCGCCTATATGGAAAAGCCGGTCACCGACCGGCCGAGCGAAGCCGAGGTCGAGGCCGCCGTGCGCACATTGCTGCGCTGGACCGGCGACAATCCGGACCGCGAGGGGCTGATCGATACGCCCAAGCGCGTGACCAAGGCCTTCCGCGAAATGTTCGGCGGCTACGACATGTGCCCTGCGGACGAACTCGGCCGCACCTTCGAGGAGGTCGCCGGCTACGATGATCTCGTCATCGTCAAGGATATCCAATTCCATTCGCATTGCGAGCACCACATGGTGCCGATCATCGGCAAGGCGCATGTCGGCTATCTGCCGGACGGCAAGGTCGTCGGCCTGTCGAAGATCGCGCGCGTCGTCGATATCTTCGCCCATCGCCTGCAGACGCAGGAAGCGCTCACCGCACAGATCGCCGGCGTCATCCAGGATGTGCTCAACCCGCGCGGCGTCGCCGTCATGATTGAGGCAGAGCATATGTGCATGGCCATGCGCGGCATCCGCAAGCAGGGCTCTACCACGCTCACCTCCACCTTCACCGGCGTTTTCAAGGACACGCCCGAAGAGCAGGTTCGTTTCGTCACCATGGTGCGCGGCGGGGCGTAA
- the blaOXA gene encoding class D beta-lactamase, with protein sequence MRNIDRLPFILAGVLFLLAWLLGFPMRAQSAPLGDVQCTLIADAASGKVLYQDGTCDQRFSPASTFKVPLSLIGYDAGILSDEHTPSWDYKPEFNAVKRDQKTVDPTIWERDSILWYSREITRRLGAESFAGYVSKFDYGNKDVSGNPGKNDGLTHSWVNSSLKITPVEQIDFLRKLLARKLPVSAKAYDMTSAIIPTFQSGGWTVQGKTGSTRLANDADKIRDKRSLGWFVGWAKKDGREIVFARLVVDATRTDMPKGLKTRAAFLKDLPLLLK encoded by the coding sequence ATGCGTAACATCGACCGTCTTCCCTTTATCCTGGCTGGAGTCCTCTTCCTGCTCGCCTGGCTGCTGGGGTTCCCGATGCGCGCGCAATCGGCGCCGCTTGGGGATGTGCAGTGCACGCTGATCGCCGACGCGGCGAGCGGCAAGGTGCTTTACCAGGATGGCACCTGCGACCAGCGGTTCAGCCCGGCCTCGACGTTCAAGGTGCCGCTTTCGCTGATCGGCTATGATGCCGGAATCCTGAGCGACGAGCACACGCCGAGCTGGGACTACAAACCCGAATTCAACGCCGTGAAGCGGGACCAGAAGACAGTCGACCCCACGATCTGGGAACGCGATTCGATTCTCTGGTATTCCCGGGAGATTACGCGCCGGCTCGGAGCCGAAAGCTTTGCCGGCTATGTTTCGAAATTTGATTACGGCAACAAAGATGTTTCCGGCAATCCCGGCAAGAATGACGGGCTGACCCATTCCTGGGTAAATTCCTCGCTCAAGATCACGCCGGTCGAGCAGATCGATTTCCTGCGCAAGCTGCTGGCGCGAAAACTGCCGGTCTCGGCCAAGGCCTATGACATGACATCAGCCATCATCCCGACGTTCCAGTCCGGAGGCTGGACGGTGCAAGGCAAGACCGGCAGCACAAGGCTCGCCAATGATGCCGACAAGATCAGGGACAAGCGTTCGCTCGGCTGGTTCGTCGGCTGGGCAAAAAAGGACGGCCGCGAGATCGTCTTTGCCCGCCTGGTTGTCGATGCTACCCGCACCGACATGCCAAAAGGCCTCAAGACACGGGCGGCGTTCCTGAAAGACCTGCCGCTGCTGCTGAAATAA
- the thrS gene encoding threonine--tRNA ligase produces MLNSVSLTFPDGSVREYDAAMTGAGLAESISKSLAKKAVAYAIDGTVRDLSDPLGKSGKVEIITRDDARALELIRHDAAHVLAEAVQEIWPGTQVTIGPVIENGFYYDFARNEPFTPDDFPVIEKKMREIIARNKPFTKEVWSREKAKKVFADKGERYKLELIDAIPEDQDLKIYAQGDWFDLCRGPHMASTGQIGNAFKLMKVAGAYWRGDSNNPMLTRIYGTAWADQAQLDAYQTMLEEAEKRDHRKLGREMDLFHFQEEGPGVVFWHAKGWKMFQNLVNYMRRRLDEQGYQEVNAPQVLDKSLWETSGHWGWYRDAMFKVTVAGDDTDDDRVFALKPMNCPGHVQIFKHGLKSYRDLPVKLAEFGNVHRYEPSGALHGLMRVRGFTQDDAHIFCTEEQLAAECLRINDLILSTYADFGFEEVSVKLSTRPDKRVGTDEAWDHAEAIMGNVLETIRTRSGNRIKTSINPGEGAFYGPKFEYVLKDAIGREWQCGTTQVDFNLPERFGAFYIGSDSEKKQPVMVHRAICGSMERFLGILIENYSGHFPLWFAPLQVVVATITSEADGYATEVVAKLKAAGLLAEADLRNEKINYKVREHSLAKVPVILVCGKREAEEQTVNIRRLGSRDQESLGLAEAIAQLTEEAVTPDRRRKRAA; encoded by the coding sequence ATGCTGAATTCCGTTTCCCTGACATTTCCCGACGGCTCCGTCCGCGAATACGACGCGGCGATGACCGGCGCCGGCCTTGCCGAATCGATCTCGAAGTCGCTGGCCAAGAAGGCCGTGGCCTACGCTATCGACGGCACCGTGCGCGACCTCTCCGACCCGCTCGGCAAGTCCGGCAAGGTCGAGATCATCACCCGCGACGACGCGCGTGCGCTTGAGCTTATCCGCCACGACGCAGCACACGTGCTGGCGGAAGCCGTGCAGGAGATATGGCCGGGGACGCAGGTGACCATCGGGCCGGTGATCGAGAACGGGTTCTATTACGACTTCGCCCGCAACGAGCCGTTCACGCCTGACGATTTCCCGGTGATCGAGAAGAAGATGCGCGAGATCATCGCGCGCAACAAGCCGTTTACCAAGGAAGTCTGGTCGCGTGAGAAGGCGAAAAAGGTGTTCGCCGACAAGGGCGAGCGCTACAAGCTTGAGCTGATCGACGCCATCCCCGAGGATCAGGATCTCAAGATCTACGCCCAGGGCGACTGGTTCGATCTCTGCCGTGGCCCGCACATGGCCTCGACCGGCCAGATCGGCAACGCCTTCAAGCTGATGAAGGTGGCCGGCGCCTATTGGCGCGGCGATTCGAACAACCCGATGCTGACGCGCATCTACGGCACCGCCTGGGCCGACCAGGCGCAGCTCGATGCCTACCAGACGATGCTGGAAGAGGCCGAGAAGCGAGACCACCGCAAGCTTGGCCGCGAGATGGACCTCTTCCATTTCCAGGAAGAGGGGCCTGGCGTCGTCTTTTGGCACGCCAAGGGCTGGAAGATGTTCCAGAATCTGGTCAACTACATGCGCCGCCGCCTCGACGAGCAAGGCTACCAGGAGGTCAACGCCCCGCAGGTGCTCGACAAGAGCCTGTGGGAAACGTCAGGCCATTGGGGCTGGTATCGCGACGCCATGTTCAAGGTGACGGTCGCCGGCGACGATACCGATGACGACCGCGTCTTCGCGCTGAAGCCGATGAACTGCCCGGGCCATGTCCAGATTTTCAAGCATGGGTTGAAGTCTTACCGCGATCTGCCCGTAAAACTTGCGGAATTCGGCAATGTGCATCGCTACGAACCGTCGGGCGCGCTGCACGGGCTGATGCGCGTGCGCGGCTTCACGCAGGATGATGCGCACATCTTTTGCACCGAAGAGCAGTTGGCGGCGGAATGCCTGCGCATCAACGATCTGATCCTGTCGACCTATGCCGATTTCGGTTTTGAAGAGGTCAGCGTGAAGCTGTCGACGCGGCCGGACAAGCGGGTCGGCACCGATGAGGCCTGGGATCATGCCGAGGCGATCATGGGCAATGTGCTGGAGACGATCAGGACAAGGTCCGGCAACCGGATCAAGACCTCGATCAATCCGGGCGAGGGCGCCTTCTACGGGCCGAAGTTCGAATATGTGCTGAAGGATGCCATCGGGCGCGAATGGCAATGCGGCACCACGCAGGTCGATTTCAACTTGCCGGAGCGCTTCGGCGCCTTTTACATCGGCTCGGATTCGGAGAAGAAGCAGCCGGTCATGGTGCATCGCGCCATCTGCGGTTCGATGGAGCGTTTCCTCGGCATCCTGATCGAGAACTATTCCGGCCATTTCCCGCTGTGGTTCGCGCCGCTGCAGGTGGTGGTGGCGACGATTACCTCCGAGGCGGACGGTTACGCGACCGAGGTGGTGGCAAAGCTGAAAGCCGCCGGTCTGCTGGCGGAAGCCGATCTGCGCAATGAGAAGATCAACTACAAGGTTCGCGAACACTCGCTGGCCAAGGTGCCGGTCATCCTCGTCTGCGGCAAGCGCGAGGCGGAGGAACAGACGGTCAACATCCGCCGGCTCGGCTCGCGCGACCAGGAATCGCTTGGCCTTGCCGAAGCGATCGCGCAACTGACCGAAGAGGCCGTCACGCCGGACCGCAGGCGCAAACGCGCTGCCTGA